A stretch of Nitrospiria bacterium DNA encodes these proteins:
- the ald gene encoding alanine dehydrogenase, protein MVIAVPKEIKDNEYRVSLTPEAVRTVVRSDHRVLVERNAGQGSGYSDQAYLAVGAEIVNDRARLFGEADLVVKVKEPQASEYSLLQKGQTLFTFLHLAADRRLTEALLQREVIAIGYETIQAPDGSLPVLRPMSAIAGRMSVLMGAFYLQKIHGGSGVLLPGVPGVPPARVVVLGAGTVGTNAVQMALGLGGQVTLFHRETDRLQNLEEAAVTGKVILRLLKPELIEQAVQSADLVVGAVLVTGAKAPKLVGRSLVAGMRRGSVIVDVSIDQGGCIETSRATTHSDPVYVVDGVIHYCVANMPGAFPRTATSALVGVTLPYLLELADLGVAAACRRDPALAKGVNIYKGKVTSAGVAEAHGLKYEEWR, encoded by the coding sequence ATGGTCATCGCGGTCCCGAAAGAAATCAAGGACAACGAGTATCGGGTTTCCCTGACGCCGGAGGCGGTCCGCACGGTCGTCCGCTCGGACCATCGGGTATTGGTGGAGCGGAACGCGGGCCAAGGCAGCGGGTATTCCGACCAGGCCTATCTTGCAGTCGGCGCGGAGATCGTAAACGATCGGGCCCGGTTGTTCGGGGAGGCCGATCTGGTCGTGAAGGTCAAGGAGCCCCAGGCCTCCGAATATTCCCTGCTGCAAAAGGGCCAGACGCTCTTCACTTTTCTTCACCTCGCGGCCGACCGGCGCTTGACCGAGGCGCTGCTTCAGCGCGAGGTGATCGCCATCGGCTACGAGACGATCCAAGCGCCGGACGGATCGTTGCCGGTGCTTCGACCGATGAGCGCGATCGCCGGGCGGATGTCGGTCCTGATGGGCGCCTTCTATCTCCAGAAGATTCATGGGGGGAGCGGGGTGCTCCTGCCCGGGGTTCCGGGCGTGCCGCCGGCCCGCGTCGTCGTTCTGGGCGCCGGGACGGTCGGAACCAACGCCGTCCAGATGGCATTGGGACTGGGCGGACAGGTGACTCTGTTCCATCGGGAGACGGATCGCCTTCAGAACCTGGAAGAGGCGGCGGTGACCGGCAAGGTCATCCTTCGGCTCTTGAAACCGGAGCTGATCGAGCAGGCGGTCCAGAGCGCGGATCTGGTGGTCGGCGCCGTGCTGGTGACCGGGGCGAAGGCCCCCAAACTGGTCGGCCGGAGCCTCGTGGCCGGGATGCGCCGCGGTTCCGTGATCGTGGATGTCTCGATTGATCAGGGCGGGTGCATCGAGACCTCCCGAGCGACGACCCATTCGGATCCGGTTTACGTCGTGGACGGCGTGATCCATTATTGCGTCGCCAACATGCCGGGGGCCTTTCCGCGGACCGCGACATCGGCCCTGGTCGGCGTCACGCTGCCGTATCTATTGGAATTGGCCGATCTGGGTGTGGCGGCGGCCTGTCGCCGCGATCCCGCGTTGGCCAAGGGGGTCAATATCTACAAGGGAAAGGTCACGAGTGCGGGGGTGGCCGAGGCCCATGGATTGAAATACGAGGAATGGCGGTGA
- a CDS encoding MBL fold metallo-hydrolase, translating into MTALEDDFCDIIKKARTGQGRSLAEVAQEVGRPETEVRRLESGERPPTGPEVRALGEALGLRVHALEDIAIRGWRPKPPGAWVDTDGPVVTVRGDYGGYAVKGYICFDPVSREAVLIDTAYDATEMLAQVRRRGLRLTGVCLTHGHADHAGGLDRIVAEWPVPVYLGEGDRALLSSKPPEGLLAPLSDRTTLWVGTLKMEALATPGHTLGGYCYRVSPAGRNFCFVGDTLFAGSIGRSNPPSLYPVHLASVREKLLALPEDTVLFPGHGPATTAREQMDHNPFA; encoded by the coding sequence ATGACGGCCTTGGAGGACGATTTTTGCGACATCATAAAAAAGGCCCGGACCGGCCAGGGGCGGTCGCTGGCCGAGGTGGCCCAAGAAGTCGGCCGTCCGGAGACCGAGGTCCGACGCCTCGAAAGCGGGGAGCGCCCTCCGACAGGGCCGGAGGTCCGGGCCCTCGGCGAGGCCCTGGGCCTGCGGGTCCACGCCCTGGAGGATATCGCGATCCGGGGCTGGAGGCCGAAGCCGCCGGGGGCGTGGGTCGATACGGACGGTCCGGTCGTGACCGTCCGGGGGGATTACGGCGGGTATGCCGTCAAGGGTTATATCTGTTTTGACCCGGTATCGAGGGAGGCGGTCCTGATCGACACGGCATACGATGCGACCGAGATGCTCGCGCAGGTCCGGCGGCGCGGCCTGAGGCTGACCGGGGTCTGTTTAACCCACGGCCACGCCGATCATGCCGGGGGACTGGATCGCATCGTGGCGGAATGGCCGGTGCCGGTCTATCTGGGTGAGGGCGACCGTGCGCTGCTTTCCTCGAAACCGCCGGAGGGCCTGCTCGCCCCTCTTTCAGACCGGACGACCCTTTGGGTTGGAACCCTGAAAATGGAGGCCCTGGCCACGCCGGGCCATACCCTTGGAGGATACTGCTACCGTGTGTCCCCCGCCGGGCGGAATTTCTGCTTTGTCGGGGACACCCTTTTTGCCGGGTCCATCGGACGTTCCAATCCCCCCTCGCTCTACCCCGTGCATTTGGCCTCCGTTCGGGAAAAACTGCTCGCCCTTCCGGAAGACACGGTATTGTTTCCCGGCCACGGCCCGGCCACAACGGCCCGGGAACAGATGGATCACAACCCGTTTGCCTAG
- the mtnA gene encoding S-methyl-5-thioribose-1-phosphate isomerase — protein sequence MFSPIEWHLGANGPVVRMLDQTRLPGEVVWVDCPDHQTVAKGIKELWVRGAPAIGIAAAMGYALGANGIRAGTYDDLARQLKPIRDTLASTRPTAVNLFWALNRMNEVLQIHKDRPVESIKERLVQEARAIHDEDIQRNLAMGRHGARLVQEGDTILTHCNTGALATGGHGTALGVLFTAWEEGKRFKVLVDETRPVLQGARLTMWELQQNKIPATLIADNMAGAFMKKGTVRLCLVGADRIAANGDTANKIGTYSVAVLAKAHRIPFYVAAPTSTIDFSIASGEAIPIEERNPEEVTTIFGKVRVAPANVEAANPAFDVTPAKYITGIITEEGVFKPGELKRKLDARKRA from the coding sequence ATGTTCTCACCGATCGAATGGCACCTGGGGGCCAACGGCCCCGTCGTCCGCATGCTGGACCAGACCCGTCTTCCGGGCGAAGTGGTCTGGGTGGACTGTCCCGATCATCAGACCGTGGCGAAGGGGATCAAGGAGCTGTGGGTGCGGGGCGCGCCGGCCATCGGCATCGCGGCGGCCATGGGCTACGCGCTCGGAGCCAATGGGATCCGGGCCGGCACCTACGACGACCTCGCCCGTCAGCTCAAACCGATCCGTGACACTCTGGCCTCGACGCGCCCCACGGCCGTCAACCTGTTCTGGGCCCTCAACCGCATGAACGAGGTCCTCCAGATCCACAAGGACCGGCCGGTCGAGTCGATCAAGGAACGGCTCGTCCAGGAGGCCCGGGCGATCCACGACGAGGACATCCAGCGGAACCTCGCGATGGGCCGCCACGGCGCACGGCTCGTCCAGGAGGGGGATACGATCCTCACCCATTGCAACACCGGCGCCCTCGCGACCGGCGGACACGGAACCGCGCTGGGCGTCCTATTCACGGCGTGGGAAGAAGGAAAACGGTTCAAGGTCCTGGTCGACGAGACACGGCCGGTCCTCCAGGGCGCGCGGCTCACCATGTGGGAGCTCCAGCAGAACAAGATCCCGGCCACCCTGATCGCGGACAACATGGCCGGGGCCTTCATGAAGAAGGGAACGGTCCGGCTCTGCCTCGTCGGGGCCGACCGGATTGCGGCCAACGGGGACACCGCCAACAAGATCGGCACTTATTCCGTGGCGGTGCTGGCCAAGGCCCACCGGATCCCCTTTTACGTCGCGGCGCCGACCTCCACGATCGATTTCTCGATCGCCTCCGGCGAGGCCATCCCCATCGAGGAAAGGAACCCGGAGGAGGTGACGACGATCTTCGGAAAGGTCCGGGTCGCCCCCGCCAACGTGGAGGCCGCGAACCCGGCCTTCGACGTCACCCCCGCGAAATACATTACCGGGATCATCACCGAAGAAGGCGTTTTCAAACCGGGCGAGCTGAAGCGGAAACTGGACGCCCGGAAGCGGGCTTAG
- a CDS encoding MHYT domain-containing protein produces MKSADMTVTMVGSYDMSLVFLSYVIAAVASFVALDLAGRVTASQGSARKLWLMGGAIAMGVGIWSMHFIAMLAFSLPVTVSYDTMTTAASLLAAVATSGIALFIVSRDAMGLVPLVSGSVLMGVGIGTMHYTGMAAMRLDATMWYDRTFFAASIVVAIVVSLVALWLAFHLRGETSGIGTLQKIVSALVMGAAIVGMHFTGQLATNFTPTAASMGVQGAAAASGRSGLAAAVGITTGLILCLALVSSFLNRKTDSHVPKQAGVSH; encoded by the coding sequence ATGAAATCCGCAGATATGACCGTAACGATGGTGGGCAGTTACGATATGAGCCTTGTCTTCCTGTCTTATGTTATCGCGGCCGTGGCCTCATTCGTCGCGCTCGATCTGGCCGGGCGCGTGACGGCCAGTCAAGGTTCGGCCCGGAAACTCTGGCTCATGGGGGGGGCGATCGCCATGGGGGTTGGAATATGGTCGATGCACTTTATCGCCATGCTGGCGTTCAGTCTGCCGGTGACGGTTTCCTATGACACGATGACGACGGCGGCTTCGCTGCTGGCCGCGGTCGCGACATCCGGAATCGCGCTGTTCATCGTGAGCCGGGACGCCATGGGCCTGGTCCCGCTGGTTTCCGGATCCGTTCTTATGGGGGTCGGCATCGGGACGATGCATTATACCGGAATGGCGGCCATGCGGCTTGACGCCACCATGTGGTACGACAGGACCTTCTTTGCGGCGTCCATTGTCGTGGCGATCGTGGTGTCGCTGGTCGCGCTGTGGCTCGCCTTCCATCTACGGGGCGAGACCAGCGGAATCGGGACCTTGCAAAAGATCGTGAGCGCGCTGGTGATGGGGGCGGCGATCGTGGGCATGCATTTCACGGGTCAGTTGGCCACCAACTTCACGCCCACCGCGGCATCGATGGGGGTCCAGGGGGCGGCCGCCGCCTCGGGACGTTCCGGGCTGGCCGCGGCGGTGGGGATAACGACGGGTTTGATTCTGTGTCTTGCATTGGTGAGCTCCTTTCTGAATCGGAAGACCGATTCCCACGTGCCGAAGCAGGCCGGGGTCTCGCATTGA
- a CDS encoding SDR family oxidoreductase: MNQRIGLLTGANRGIGYEVARQLAERNWTVILTARDEAKGRKAVEDLARPGFDVRFHWLDVSDPESIRRLARDLAADPGRLDVLVNNAGILEDDDRGSDRVPIGTLRATMETNFFGPFELSQALLPLLRKSDDARIINVSSGLGQLSDGGGGYPAYSISKAALNMMTVQFAEDLGGRVRVNSVCPGWVRTGMGGPGAPRSVERGAESIVWLATDPKIPNGKFIRDRKEIGW; encoded by the coding sequence ATGAATCAACGAATCGGACTCCTGACGGGGGCCAACCGGGGAATCGGGTATGAAGTCGCCCGGCAGCTGGCCGAGAGGAATTGGACGGTGATCCTGACGGCGCGCGACGAGGCGAAGGGCCGGAAGGCCGTCGAGGACCTCGCCCGCCCCGGATTCGACGTGCGGTTTCATTGGCTGGATGTTTCGGACCCCGAATCGATCCGTCGCCTGGCCCGCGACCTTGCGGCCGACCCCGGCCGGCTGGACGTCCTGGTGAACAACGCCGGAATCCTGGAAGACGACGACAGGGGTTCGGACCGCGTCCCGATCGGGACGCTTCGCGCCACGATGGAGACGAACTTCTTCGGCCCGTTTGAGCTTTCCCAGGCGCTGCTTCCGCTGCTGAGGAAGAGCGACGACGCCCGGATCATCAATGTATCGAGCGGCCTGGGCCAGCTGAGTGACGGCGGGGGCGGCTACCCCGCCTACAGCATCTCCAAGGCCGCGCTCAACATGATGACGGTCCAGTTCGCCGAGGATCTCGGCGGCCGGGTCAGGGTGAACTCGGTCTGCCCCGGCTGGGTCCGGACCGGGATGGGCGGGCCGGGGGCGCCGCGGAGCGTCGAGAGGGGGGCCGAATCGATCGTCTGGCTTGCGACCGATCCGAAGATCCCGAACGGGAAGTTCATCCGCGACCGGAAGGAGATCGGGTGGTGA
- a CDS encoding aldo/keto reductase: MQKRPLGNGGLAVSAIGLGCMGMSEFYGRHDDADSIKAIHRALDLGIDFLDTADMYGVGRNETLVGRAIRDRRDRVVLATKFGNVRGNDGSFLGINGKPDYVKSACEASLKRLGVEAIDLYYQHRVDPATPIEETVGAMAGLVREGKVRYLGLSEAGPNTIRRARAVHPIAALQTEYSLWSREPEDEILPLCRELGIGFVAYSPIGRGFLSGKIRKAEDLEPDDRRRIFPRFQGENFRRNLGLVKRIEEIAGRKHCRPSQLALAWLLTRGADIVPIPGTTQIPHLEENVGALAIQLTKDDLASIDEVAPLGAAAGTRYPEQHMPALNR; encoded by the coding sequence ATGCAAAAAAGACCCCTGGGAAATGGCGGACTGGCCGTCTCGGCGATCGGGCTGGGCTGCATGGGAATGTCCGAGTTTTACGGCCGGCACGACGACGCGGATTCGATCAAGGCGATCCACCGCGCGCTGGACCTCGGGATCGATTTTCTGGACACGGCCGACATGTACGGGGTCGGGCGCAACGAGACGCTGGTCGGCCGGGCGATCCGGGACCGCCGCGACCGCGTGGTCCTGGCCACCAAATTCGGCAATGTCCGGGGAAACGACGGCAGCTTTCTTGGAATAAACGGGAAACCGGACTATGTCAAATCGGCCTGCGAGGCCAGCCTCAAGCGGCTGGGCGTGGAGGCGATCGATCTCTACTATCAGCACCGGGTCGATCCGGCCACGCCGATCGAGGAAACGGTCGGGGCGATGGCCGGGCTTGTGCGCGAGGGCAAGGTGCGGTATCTGGGGCTCTCGGAGGCGGGACCGAACACGATCCGCCGCGCCCGGGCGGTCCATCCGATCGCGGCGCTTCAGACCGAGTATTCGCTCTGGAGCCGGGAGCCCGAGGACGAGATCCTGCCGCTGTGCCGCGAGCTGGGCATCGGCTTCGTCGCCTACAGCCCGATCGGGCGCGGGTTCTTAAGCGGAAAGATTCGCAAGGCCGAGGACCTGGAGCCGGACGACCGCCGCCGGATCTTCCCCCGCTTTCAGGGCGAAAATTTCCGGCGGAACCTGGGCCTCGTGAAACGGATCGAGGAAATCGCCGGCCGGAAGCATTGCCGGCCGTCGCAGCTCGCGCTGGCCTGGCTGCTGACCCGCGGAGCCGACATCGTGCCGATTCCGGGAACGACCCAAATCCCCCATCTGGAGGAGAACGTCGGCGCGCTCGCGATTCAACTGACGAAGGACGATCTCGCCTCGATCGATGAAGTCGCGCCCCTCGGCGCGGCCGCGGGGACGCGCTATCCCGAACAGCACATGCCGGCGCTGAACCGCTGA